Proteins found in one Pseudodesulfovibrio sp. S3 genomic segment:
- the era gene encoding GTPase Era codes for MHKFGMIALIGPPNAGKSTLMNTYLGQKVAIVSPKPQTTRNRISGILTTDDAQLVFLDTPGIHRLRGKMNRFLLESAWNALASADAVVVLLDAALYCSKPHLLDKEIAPLVKPVSEANRPVLVAVNKIDRVKEKDQLLPFMARIAELWPDAEYIPVSALRGKGTDKLLERILAFTPEGPQMFPEDQISTVPMRFMASEIIREKLFFSLQQELPYSTAVEIEQWDEESRKDMIIINAVIYTSRKSHKGMIIGKQGANLKQIGTQARIDIAELTGRKVHLEMWVKVREGWTEDPGFLRALGLGE; via the coding sequence ATGCACAAATTTGGAATGATCGCCCTGATCGGACCGCCCAATGCGGGAAAATCCACCCTGATGAACACCTATCTGGGGCAAAAGGTGGCCATCGTATCACCCAAACCGCAGACCACCCGCAACCGGATCAGCGGCATCCTGACCACTGACGATGCCCAACTGGTCTTTCTGGACACACCCGGCATCCACAGGCTGCGCGGCAAGATGAACCGCTTCCTGCTGGAGTCGGCATGGAACGCCCTTGCCTCTGCCGACGCAGTGGTGGTCCTCCTCGACGCGGCGCTCTACTGCTCCAAACCTCATCTGCTGGACAAGGAAATAGCACCGCTGGTCAAGCCCGTCAGTGAGGCAAACCGGCCCGTGCTGGTGGCCGTGAACAAGATCGATCGGGTCAAGGAAAAGGACCAGCTCCTGCCCTTCATGGCCCGTATCGCCGAACTGTGGCCCGATGCCGAATACATCCCGGTATCCGCCTTGCGTGGCAAAGGAACGGACAAACTCCTGGAGCGCATCCTCGCCTTCACCCCCGAAGGACCCCAGATGTTCCCGGAAGACCAAATCTCCACGGTCCCCATGCGCTTCATGGCCTCGGAAATCATCCGGGAAAAACTGTTCTTCTCCCTCCAGCAGGAGCTTCCATACTCAACGGCCGTGGAAATCGAGCAATGGGATGAAGAGTCGCGCAAGGACATGATCATCATCAACGCGGTCATCTACACCTCGCGCAAGAGCCACAAGGGCATGATCATCGGCAAACAGGGCGCGAACCTGAAACAGATCGGCACCCAGGCCAGAATAGACATCGCCGAATTGACAGGCAGAAAGGTGCATTTGGAGATGTGGGTCAAGGTACGCGAAGGGTGGACCGAGGACCCAGGCTTCCTGCGAGCGCTTGGCTTGGGCGAATAG
- a CDS encoding metal-sensitive transcriptional regulator — protein sequence MDETTTMEEEAIKKNVLSRMKRIEGQVRGIQGMIEAGKECEDILVQVKAVRSALQSANKLILKRYLLRCYAESIEAGHDAKESLNKFINVVTGFIEG from the coding sequence ATGGACGAGACGACAACCATGGAAGAAGAGGCGATCAAGAAAAACGTCCTGTCCCGTATGAAACGGATTGAAGGTCAGGTCCGTGGTATACAGGGCATGATCGAGGCGGGCAAGGAATGTGAAGACATACTGGTTCAGGTCAAGGCCGTCCGGTCGGCACTTCAGTCGGCCAACAAGCTGATCCTGAAACGGTATTTGCTCAGGTGTTATGCCGAATCCATTGAGGCGGGCCATGATGCGAAGGAATCCCTGAATAAGTTTATCAATGTCGTGACCGGTTTTATTGAAGGTTAG
- a CDS encoding transporter substrate-binding domain-containing protein: protein MSITACILKSTGHAPRMLAGPLAAIVLFTAILILRPAFAEHTGNSLTAVVLADFSPLYAMDKYGLPDGFALDVFSKVTELAGLDYDLLVVKSWEEALDAIRTGKADVIPGIGISPARQKEFQFTSVFETTPVSCFVRKDSNIHGIDDLPDNRTAVLMSSAAQSMLSKAGSVPLTPYATLDEALLSLLSGKTDILVAPAPVVWKMAQAVSLDDRIAQVGQPLMELKRGYLLRKEDVLLGQKLDSALDSFVGSPTFQRIYQKWWVRPQPFWSSGKIAIGGLAALISTAMAFAFWRYRSLDSLNRELKETMTARQQALERQKASETRLNRAQALTTIGSFERDLLTGVGHWSEGLHKLLGFPVDKQAPPIGSFVNIIHPDDREAYLLAINLLTPESPHHTGEFRFKPHGQDEYRHATYCYTHEFSPDGIPIKRFGAIQDITERKLRERELRQAKEKAETASLAKSEFLANMSHELRTPLNGAMGMLQLMALDELNPTQRDYVETALFSCRNLTQLISDILDLSKVEAGKLKLSPVVIRPRDLIKSVHDTFNRTAEDKGITLNMLVAEDIPEYMIGDPARLRQVLFNLIGNAIKFTETGSVTLEVSKVAQDKSGLCRLLFSVIDTGIGVPDDFVDKVFGAFIQVDGAYNRKFQGTGLGLHIVKRLADLMKGHISIESEVGQGTTVHFSAAFRIADNGLPDTHQGQRIVSTDDRSKRILVVEDERINQIALSKFVERIGHTPVTAYNGEIALNTLLSEEFDLILMDIQMPVMNGIEATHAIRTLHKFRKVRYIPIIALTAHAMSGDREAFIKAGMDDYLSKPISLEKLKACLDKLLGT, encoded by the coding sequence GTGAGCATAACAGCATGCATCCTCAAGTCTACGGGGCATGCGCCCCGTATGCTTGCCGGTCCGTTGGCCGCCATCGTCCTGTTTACAGCGATTCTTATCTTGCGACCCGCTTTTGCCGAACATACCGGCAACTCCCTGACCGCCGTGGTTCTGGCCGACTTCTCTCCGCTCTATGCCATGGACAAGTACGGCCTGCCCGACGGGTTCGCTCTGGATGTCTTCTCCAAGGTAACCGAGCTAGCCGGCCTTGACTACGATCTGTTGGTGGTCAAAAGTTGGGAAGAAGCCCTCGACGCCATCCGCACAGGCAAGGCCGACGTCATCCCAGGCATCGGCATTTCACCGGCCCGCCAAAAGGAATTCCAGTTCACCAGCGTCTTCGAAACCACTCCGGTTTCCTGTTTTGTCCGCAAGGACAGCAACATCCACGGCATCGACGACCTGCCCGACAACCGGACTGCCGTCTTGATGTCAAGCGCGGCCCAGTCCATGCTCAGCAAAGCGGGTTCGGTGCCTCTCACACCATATGCAACCCTGGATGAAGCCCTGCTCAGCCTGCTGTCAGGCAAGACGGACATCCTCGTGGCCCCGGCTCCGGTGGTCTGGAAAATGGCCCAGGCCGTCTCCCTGGACGACAGGATCGCACAGGTAGGGCAGCCGCTCATGGAACTCAAGCGCGGATACCTGCTGCGAAAAGAGGATGTATTGCTGGGCCAAAAGCTGGACTCCGCGCTGGACTCCTTTGTCGGTTCTCCCACCTTTCAACGCATATATCAAAAATGGTGGGTTCGGCCGCAGCCCTTCTGGAGCAGCGGCAAGATCGCCATCGGAGGACTTGCCGCCCTGATCTCGACTGCCATGGCTTTTGCCTTCTGGCGTTACCGATCATTGGACTCACTCAATCGCGAACTCAAGGAAACGATGACCGCACGCCAGCAAGCGCTGGAGCGTCAAAAAGCCAGCGAGACGCGCCTCAACCGGGCACAGGCACTGACAACCATCGGCAGTTTCGAACGCGATCTATTAACAGGAGTGGGCCACTGGTCCGAAGGACTTCACAAGCTTCTGGGATTTCCCGTAGACAAACAGGCCCCGCCCATAGGCTCCTTCGTCAACATCATCCACCCGGATGACCGCGAGGCGTACTTGCTGGCCATCAACCTGCTCACGCCCGAGAGCCCCCACCACACCGGTGAATTCCGATTCAAGCCGCATGGCCAGGATGAATACCGCCATGCCACCTACTGCTACACCCACGAATTCTCTCCCGACGGCATCCCCATCAAGAGATTCGGTGCCATACAGGACATCACCGAACGCAAGCTCAGAGAAAGGGAGCTGCGCCAAGCCAAGGAGAAAGCTGAAACCGCCAGTCTGGCCAAGAGCGAATTCCTGGCCAACATGAGCCACGAACTCAGGACGCCCCTCAACGGAGCCATGGGAATGCTGCAACTCATGGCCTTGGATGAGCTCAACCCCACCCAAAGGGATTATGTGGAGACCGCCCTGTTTTCCTGCAGGAACCTGACGCAGCTTATCTCCGATATTCTGGATCTATCCAAGGTAGAGGCCGGGAAATTGAAACTTTCGCCCGTGGTGATCCGTCCCAGGGATCTCATAAAGTCCGTGCACGACACCTTCAACAGAACGGCTGAGGACAAAGGCATCACGCTCAACATGCTGGTCGCGGAAGACATTCCCGAATACATGATCGGCGATCCGGCCCGGCTTCGGCAGGTGCTTTTCAACCTGATTGGCAACGCCATCAAATTCACGGAAACCGGATCGGTCACCTTGGAGGTCTCCAAGGTGGCCCAAGACAAATCCGGCCTCTGCCGACTGCTTTTTTCCGTGATCGATACCGGCATCGGCGTACCTGACGATTTCGTCGACAAGGTCTTCGGCGCGTTCATCCAAGTGGACGGCGCTTACAACCGGAAATTCCAGGGAACCGGCCTCGGACTGCACATCGTAAAACGACTGGCCGACCTGATGAAGGGGCACATCAGCATCGAGAGTGAGGTGGGGCAGGGCACCACGGTCCATTTCAGCGCCGCCTTCCGCATCGCCGACAACGGCCTGCCCGACACCCATCAGGGACAACGCATCGTCAGCACTGACGACCGCTCAAAGCGCATCCTGGTCGTGGAGGATGAACGGATCAACCAGATAGCCCTCTCAAAATTCGTGGAACGGATCGGCCATACCCCGGTTACAGCCTACAACGGAGAAATCGCCCTGAACACGCTCCTGTCGGAGGAGTTCGACCTGATTCTCATGGACATCCAAATGCCCGTCATGAACGGCATCGAGGCCACCCACGCCATCCGCACCCTGCACAAGTTCCGTAAAGTCAGGTACATTCCCATAATCGCACTTACGGCCCATGCCATGTCCGGGGACCGGGAAGCGTTCATCAAGGCGGGAATGGACGATTACCTGTCCAAACCCATCAGCCTGGAAAAATTGAAGGCCTGTCTGGACAAACTGCTCGGAACGTGA